CCGGATCAGCAAGGCTGTCATCCCGGCCGCGGGCCTCGGTACCCGCTTCCTCCCGGCGACCAAGGCGACGCCGAAGGAGATGCTGCCGGTCGTCGACAAACCGGCGATCCAGTACGTCGTCGAGGAGGCCGCCGCGGCCGGTCTTTCGGACGTTCTGATGATCACCGGTCGCAACAAGCGTCCCCTTGAGGACCACTTCGACCGGAACTACGAGCTGGAGGAAGCTCTGATCCGGAAGGGCGACGAAGAGCGCCTCTCCAAGGTCCAGGAGTCCAGCGACCTCGCCACCATGCACTACGTGCGCCAGGGCGCCCCGCGCGGTCTCGGCCACGCGGTGCTGTGCGCGGCCCCGCACGTCGGCGACCAGCCTTTCGCGGTGCTCCTCGGCGACGACCTGATCGACCCGCGCGACCCGCTCCTCGCGCGGATGGTGGAGGTCCAGGAGCGCGAGGGCGGCAGCGTGATCGCGCTGATGGAGGTCGAGCCCTCGCAGATCCATCTGTACGGCTGCGCGGCCGTCGAGGCGACCGCCGCCCCGGATGTCGTGAAGGTGACGGATCTGGTCGAGAAGCCGGAGCCGGCGGAGGCGCCCAGCAACTACGCGATCATCGGCCGCTATGTGCTGGATCCGGCCGTCTTCGGGATGCTGCGGGAGACCGAGCCGGGCCGCGGCGGGGAGATCCAGCTGACCGACGCCCTGCAGAAACTCGCCACCGACGAGAAGATCGGCGGCCCGGTGCACGGTGTGGTCTTCAAGGGCCGCCGCTATGACACCGGTGACCGCGGGGACTATCTGCGTGCCATTGTCAGACTCGCGTGCGAACGTGAAGATCTGGGACCGGACTTCCGGGCCTGGCTCCGGAGATACGTCAGCGAGGAGATGTAGGACCTTGAGCAGCAGCGCGGCACCGTCGCCGTCCGACGACGACCAGGGACAGGGCCACGAGACGGGCCACGAGCACGAGCACGGCCCGGCGGACCCCTGCGCGGGCGCGGCCCGCGGTCTGTGGTCGGTGGACGAGCACCTGGCCGACATCCTCGCGACGGTCGGCCCGCTCGAACCCATCGAGCTCCAACTCCTCGACGCGCAGGGCTGTGTCCTCGTCGAGGACGTGACGGTGCCGGTCGCGCTGCCGCCGTTCGACAACAGCTCCATGGACGGGTACGCGGTGCGGGTCGCCGATGTCGCCGGTGCCACCGAGGAGTTCCCCGCGGTCCTCACGGTCATCGGCGACGTCGCGGCCGGTGACGGCGGGCTGCCGACCGTCGGCCCCGGGCAGGCGGCCCGGATCATGACGGGCGCCCCGCTGCCGCCCGGCGCCGAGGCCGTCGTCCCCGTCGAGTGGACCGACGGCGGTACGGGCGGGGGCGCGGCCACCGGCATGCGCGCCGCCAGCGCCGCCCCGGAGGGCGCGGGCGGCGAGGTGCGGGTGCACCGGTCCGCCGAGGCCCGCGCGCACGTCCGTGCGCGCGGCAGCGACGTACGGGCCGGGGAGCTGGCCCTCGCGGCGGGCACGGTCCTCGGCCCGCCGCAGATCGGCCTCCTCGCGGCGATCGGGAGGGGCACGGTCCGGGTCCGACCCCGACCGCGAGTCGTGGTCATCTCGACCGGCAGCGAGCTCGTCCAGCCCGGCGAGCCGCTGGGCGAGGGCCAGATCCACGACTCGAACAGCTTCGCGCTGGCGGCGGCCGCGCGGGACGCCGGCGCCCTCGCCTACCGGGTGGGCGCCGTCACCGACGAGGCCGAGACGCTGCGGGCCACGATCGAGGACCAGCTCATCAGGGCGGACCTGATCGTGACGACGGGCGGGGTGAGCGTCGGCGCGTACGACGTGGTGAAGGAGGCCCTGAGCGCCGACGGGCAGGTCGACTTCCGGAAGCTGGCCATGCAGCCGGGCAAGCCGCAGGGCTTCGGCGCGATCGGCGCCGAGCAGATCCCGCTGCTCGCGCTGCCGGGCAACCCGGTGTCCTCGTACGTCTCCTTCGAGCTGTTCGTCCGGCCCGCGATCCGGGCCCTGATGGGCGTCGAGGACCTGCACAGACCCACGGTCCGGGCGGTGCTCGCCGCCGACAAGGCGCTCTCGTCCCCGGCCGGCCGCCGTCAGTTCCTGCGGGGCACGTACGACCCGGAGGCGGGCACCGTCACTCCGGTGGGCGGTGCCGGCTCGCACCTCGTCGCGGCCCTCGCGCACGCGGACTGCCTGCTCGTGGTCCCGGAGGAGACGGACAGCGTCGAGCCGGGCAGCGAGCTGGAAGTGGTCCTCCTCGGCTGAGGGGGCGAGGGTGGGGGTACGGTGTCGTCCCCATACAGCGACCGGGAGTGTCACGGCCATGAGCACGCAGCAAGGTCTCACCCACATCGACGAGGCGGGTGCGGCCCGCATGGTCGACGTCTCGGCGAAGGACGTCACGGCCCGCACCGCGCGGGCCAGCGGACGGGTCCTCGTCTCGCCGCGCGTGATCGAGCTGCTGCGCGGCGAGGGCGTCCCGAAGGGCGACGCGCTGGCGACGGCCCGCATCGCCGGGATCATGGGGGCGAAGAAGACCCCCGACCTGATCCCGCTCTGCCACCCGCTCGCCGTCTCGGGCGTCACCCTGGACCTGGCGGTCACGGACGAGGCGGTCGAGATCCTGGCGACGGTGAAGACCACGGACCGCACGGGCGTCGAGATGGAGGCCCTCACGGCGGTCTCGGTGGCGGCCCTGACAGTCGTCGACATGGTGAAGGCGGTCGACAAGGGCGCGGTCATCTCCGACGTACGGGTGGAGGAGAAGACGGGCGGAAAGTCGGGCCACTGGACGCGGAGCGGGTCGTGACGCGCGGGGGCCGGGTGAGCGGGGTGCACCCGCGCGAGGAGACCCCGGAGCCGCTCGGTGACGGGCTCGGCGGCGCACTTGTCGGGCCGTACGCGGCCCTCGTCGTCACCGCCTCGAACCGGGCGTCGGCCGGGGTGTACGAGGACAAGGGCGGTCCGCTGATCGCCGAGGGCCTGGCCCGGATGGGCTTCGCCGTGGACGGTCCGCAGATCGTCCCGGACGGGGCGCCGGTCGAGGCCGCGCTGCGGGCCGGCGTCGCGGCGGGGTACGACGCGATCGTCACCACCGGCGGTACGGGCATCTCGCCCACCGACGAGACCCCCGAGGCCACCCGCCGGGTCCTGGACCGCGAGATCCCCGGCATCCCGGAGGCCATTCGCGCGTACGGCCGGGAGAAGGTGCCGACGGCGGCGCTCTCGCGCGGGCTCGCGGGCGTCGCGGGCGGCACGCTGATCGTGAACCTGCCGGGGTCTCCCGGCGGGGTACGGGACGGGCTCGCGGTCCTGGAACCGATCCTCCGGCACGCCGTCGACCAGATCCGCGGTGGCGACCACCCGAGACCGTCATGATCCCGCCCTGGCCCGTGGTCCTGGTGGACGGGGACGTCGTCCTCCGGCCGATAAAGATGGGCGACCAGCGGGCCTGGCGCGAGGTGAACCGGCGCAACCGCGAGTGGCTGCGGCCCTGGGAGGCGACGGTTCCGCCCCCGGCGCCGGGCGGCCCGGTCGCGCAGCGGCCGACGTACCGTCAGATGGTCCGCCATCTGCGGTCGGAGGCGAAGGCGGGCCGGATGCTGCCGTTCGTCATCGAGTACCAGGGGCGGCTCGTCGGGCAGTTGACGGTGGCCGGGATCACCTGGGGCTCCATGTGCTCGGGGCACGTGGGCTACTGGGTGGACAGCGAGGTGGCCGGGCGCGGAGTGATGCCGACGGCGGTCGCCCTCGCCGTCGACCACTGCTTCCGCGCGGTCGGACTGCACCGGATGGAGGTGTGCATCCGCCCGGAGAACGGCCCTTCGCGCCGGGTCGTGGAGAAACTCGGCTTCCGCGAGGAGGGGGTGCGGCCCCGCTATCTCCACATCGACGGCGCGTGGCGGGACCATCTGGTCTTCGCGCTGACGGTGGAGGAGGTGCCGGAGGGATTGCTGCGGCGCTGGCGCCAGACAAGAATGGCATAAACGTTCGAATTTAATCGGTAGTTGGCACGCAAACGATCTGAACAATCACAAAAAAGTTCAGTGATATCAGCCAGATCGTGCGACACACCGGGCCAATTGGCCGATGCCCTCCCGCGAACCCCTCTACCGTGTGAGGCGTGAGCAGCAGCGGCCTCATCTACGCAGTCATCGTCGGGGCCTGGGCCGCCTACTTGGTGCCGATGTGGCTCCGCAGGCAGGACGAGCTGAACGAAGCCCGTCCGACGGAACGCTTCAGCACCGCCATCCGGCTGCTGTCCGGACGGGCGGGAATGGAGCGCCGGTACGCCAGGGAGCTCAAGGAGCGGGACCGTACGGCGGAGGGTCCGACGCCCGACGTGGACCCGGACGCGGCGACCGAGCATCTGAGCTCGGTCGACGTCCGGGCCTTTTCCGCGCCCGCGGCCAGGACCGAGGCGCGCCTCGAACTCCCGGAACCCGACCCGGAACCCACGCCGGAACCCGCCCCCGCCCCCGCGCGCCCCTCCACGGGCGGCGCGGCGGCCGAGCGGGCCCGCCGGGGCAAGGTCCTCGCGCGGCGCCGGCGCACCACGACGCTCCTCTTCGCCGGGTTCACCCTCGGCGCGGTCGTCGCGGCCGTCGGCGGCGTCGCGTTCCTGTGGGCGCCCGCCGTCCCGGCGCTGCTCCTCAGCGCGTACATCGTGCACCTGCGGGTCCAGGAGCGCCGCCGCTTCGTGTACGTGATGGACCGGCGCCGCGCGGAAGCGGCGGCGGCCCGGCTGCGGGAGAGCAGGCGGCCCACCCCGACCCCCGAGCCGGAGGCCGAACAGGCCCCGGTCTCGACGTCGCCCGTGTCCCCGCAGGAGGCGGGGCGCCGCGCCCTGGTCGAGCAGACGGACCACGCGGAGTGGGTGGACCAGCAGCGCGAGCGCGGCCCGGCCCGCGGTGACAGCTGGGAGCCGGTCCCGGTCCCGCTCCCCACGTACGTCACGGCGCCGGTCGCCCCGCGCGCGTCGAGCGGCGTCGACATCACGGACCCGGAGACATGGAGCGCGGCCCGCTCCTCCACGGTGGCGGACCCGGCCCCGGCCCCGTCCCCGGCGCCCCGCCGCCGCACGACCCCGCCCCGCCGCGGCCGCGACAGCGGCCGCACCCCTCTCTTCGACCAGTACGCGGAGGACGACCGCCCCCGGGCGGCCAACGAATGACCCCCGCCGGGGGCCCGCGGCGGCCCCCGGTGACCTGCGGCGGAACGGATTTTTGCGTGAGCCGGTAGGGATGCTAATGTTTCACACGTCGCAAGGGCCTGTGGCGCAGTCTGGTAGCGCACCTCGTTCGCATCGAGGGGGTCTGGGGTTCAAATCCCCACAGGTCCACAAACGACAGTTCGCGAGTAGCTCTCGGGAACAGTGACGAAATCCCGGCCGATCGAAAGATCGGGCGGGATTTCGTCGTTTCAGGGGGCGGCGATGTTGCCGGTCGATCGTGCCGCGTGTGATCAGTACCGCGGGTGGGTGGGTCAGGCGCCTGCGGCCACGGTCGTCAGCCAGGCGTTCCAGTCGCTCTCGTAGTCCAGCGAGGTGAGGAAGGAACGCGCGGCGGTCCAGTTTCCGGTGCGGTAGTGGCCGAGCACGGTGGCGACGTCGGCCGGGTGCTTCTCGACCATGTAGCGGGCGGCGAGGTAGCCCCAGTTGTAGGTGCGGTTGACGTCGCTGTTGGCGTAGGTGGTGTCGAACAGCGTGCGCAGGGAGTACGTGTGCTTGCCGGCCTCGGCGACCGCGTTGGCGTAGGTGATGCCGCGGTAGGAGTAGGAGACGTACTCCGCGATGCCCTCGCCCCACCACACCGTGGGGGTGGTCTGGCCGGCGCCGAAGTCGCCGTAGAGGTTGTAGCGGCCGTCGAGGTAGTGCGTGTACTCGTGGTTGAGGTTCCAGATCTGCCAGCCGGGGCTCACGTCGGTGCGCTCGTAACAGATGAACCGGGGCTGGTTGCCCGCCGCGGAGGGGTCGCCCTCCAGGTACATGCCGCCGTTGTTGGTGTCGATGCCGTAGATCTTCCTCGCGTAGGCCTTGTAGTCGGCGCTCGAGTTGAAGACATCGACCTCGAGGGTGGTGTTGTGGTCGTTCGCGACCGGTCCCGAGTCCTTGGCGATGCTGTGGAAGTAGGCGTCCTGGTTGGCCAGGCTCGCGCAGGTCGCCGTCAGCTGGGCGGCGGTCATCTCCTGGGCCCGGATCCGCAGCGACGGGCTGCAGTTGTGGACGATCGGCAGGATGCGCGATTCCAGCCCGCCGCCGGCGGTCGCGCCGGGGGCGCCGTCGACCTTGCCGTGGGCCGGACGCCGGCCCGGGTCCGCGAAGACGTGGTCCGGCTTGGGCTCGGCCTGGGTGGCCTGGGCGGGGGCGGCCGCGAAGGCCGATATGAGCAGGGCGGTGGCGATGGCCATGGCGCGCAAGATTCGCTCCTGGGGACGGGAGGAGGGGGCCCGTCCGCGACGGGCTGCGCTGTAAAATGGCACATGTCACATAGCTTTTCAATGCTGTTCACAGGATTCAGAGGAGGGCGGCGCCTGTCGGGGGTATCGGGTGGAAGTCCGGGCGCGGGATCAGGCGGGCGATGGAGAAGGGGGCGAATTCCGGGTCCGTCAGGACGCGGTGGACGAACTCCGTGGTGGGCATGGTCAGTTCGTGCCAGTCGTACGGGTCGCCCCGTGTGACGATCGGCCAGGTCGTCGGGGACTCGTCCGCGGACGCCAGCCAGAAGTACTCGCACTCCATCTCCCCGTAGGCCCACGGGATGAGGCCGGGGCGATCGGGTCGGTAGAGCGGGTACGGCGTGACGACGGGGTCGGGTCCGGACTCGGGGGTGTCGGCGAGGTACGTGCGCCAGATGTGGGCCAGGTCGAACTGGCCCGTGGCCTCGACGCCCAGGACGCACATGAACTGCGAGAACTCTCCCGTGCCGAACGTCGCGGCGAGGTGCTTGTAGTCCTCGGGCAGTGGGGTGCCGAGGTCTTCCTCGACGGTGTCCCAGGGGAGTTCCAGCCGAAGCGGCTCCCAGTTCGTGGCCTCGGCGATGCGGTCGACCCACATGCCTCTCACGCTCCGGTCGTGTCGGCGGCGGACCAGGCGGCGATCAGTTCGCCCTGCTTCAGTCCTGCCAGGGTCTCGACGGCCCAGGCCGCCTCCATCGGTGAGGCCGGCCGGGAGAGGGCGCGGAGCAGGGCGGTGTGGGCGAAGCCCGCTCGGGAGAGCGCGGTGGCCAGGGGCGTGAGGTGGCTGCGGCCGTCCGGTTCCGTGCAGCGGGCCAGGCAGGTTTGTACCTCGGGGGCGTCGAGGGCGGGGTCCGTCCGGGCCGCGTCCAGGAGTTCCGTCGCGCGGGCGAGCAGGCGGGACCAGATGGCGAACGGGAAGTCGTCCGCATCCGGCGCCCTCAGGGAGTACAGCGGCATGGCGTCGTCCGCGCGCTGGGTCACGGCCCGGCAGCCCTCGGGCCGGGTCGTCCACTCGATTCCCGCGTCGCGCAGATCCCGCAGGTCGAGCCAGTCGCTCGTCTCCGTCCGCACGCCCGTCGCCCCGGGGATCGGCCGCACCGCGGTGAAGGCCGCGTCCACCAGCGGCGTGATCGCGTCCGGGTCTTCGTCCTCGCTCAGGAACGCGAAGCGCAGCAGCAGCGCCAGCATCGGGCCCGGATGCCGCAGCGCGGGCTCGTGCAGGGCCGCCGCGCGGCACAGCAGGTCGAGCTCGGACCAGGTCATGGCGTGGGGGTGGAAGTGGGCCATGTCGTCCCAGCCCACGGTCTGCGGCTCCGCCGCCTCCGGCGACAGGACAGCCAGGTTGACGTAGTTGGCGCCGGGGTCGAATTCGAGCTCCAGAGCGAGGCCGTGAGGCAGCCGGAACTCCGACCGGAGCACCTCTCCCTCCCCCTCCTCGTCCTCCCTGGCCTCGTCGTAGGCGTCCACCGCCTCGTCGTCGAAGAGGTACAGGGGCCAGAAGTCCGGGTCCGCCGTGCGGGCCGTCAGATCGTCGTCGCGAAGCATGCGCGGCACGCTATCGGCGCGGTCCGACAATCGGAGGACCCCGGGGTGGTCTCAGGTCAGCGGCTTCGCGAAGCAGCGGCTGGTGGAGTAGGTGCGGTAGTGGCCGAACTTGGTGCAGGGTTCGTAGCCGCTGGACGTGTAGAGGGCTATGGCCTCCGGCTGGGCCGTGCCCGTTTCCAGGACCATGCGGGTGCGGCCGGCCGCGCGGGCGTCGGCTTCGAGGGCGGCGAGGACGCGGCGGGCCAGGCCCAGGCCGCGGGCCTCGGGGACCACGTACATGCGCTTCAGTTCGGCGTCGCCGTCCGCGTAGCCCTCGTCGTTCGTGTCCTGGGTGCGCCAGCCGCCGGTGGCCACGGGGCGGCCCTCGTCGTCGTAGGCGAGGAGGTAGAGGCCGTGCGGGGGCGCGAACATCGCGGGGTCGAGCGGTGTGGCGTCGCCCTCACTGTCGTAGCGGGCGGCGTATTCCAGCTGGACCGCGTCGTTGAGTTTCACGGCGTCGGGGTGGTCGAAAGAGGTAGGGTGAATGTTCATGCGGAAGATTGTATATGCATGCGGAAGTGAGTGTCGGTATTCTCCCGGGATGCTCACTGTCACCACCGTCAATGTGTGCAAAGCGTCCCGCCCCTGAACTGCGGAGACGCGACGGCCCCGCCTCGACTTGGAGAGAGCGGGGCCGTCGAGCGTCTACAGCCGTACCGGCGCCGCCCGTTCCCACAGTTCCTCGGCGTGCTCCGCGAAACGGTCGAACATGCCGCCGTCACCGTGCCGGCGGAGGTGCAGGAGCGGTGAGTCGTGGCCGACGAGTCGAGCCAGATGCGGCGTCACAAGCGCCTGCTCGTCAAACCGGAACACGCTCAAGCTCACGTGGTTCACGGCGTCCTCGGCAGCGCTAAGGCGTGCCTCAACGCCCTCGACCACCCCCAGGCGCGCCAGCTCATCGAGCGTGATCCGGATGCGCGTGGACACCGACAAAGGCACGTCCTCGATCACCTCGCGCTGCCGGGTCACCTCCCCATCCGGATCCCCCAGGAGCACCCGCACCCGGCACCCGGCTTCCGCCTTCCGCCGGATGAGCGCGGAGAAGGCCGGAATCTGCGTCCAGAAGAAGTAGTTCGTGTACCCCGCGAGCAGCAGCTCGCGCTCGACGCCGGCCGCAAGGTCGGCCCACACCGTGGACGGGCACGCCGACCGGTACGGGTACGTCCGAAGGATCTCCCGGTCGCCCCCAAGCTTGACTCGGTCCTGCACGGCCTTCGGCCAAATCATGTCCTCATCCACTCCCAGGGCCCGCGCGGCATCCGTCCGGTTCCGGCGGTGCGGCGTGAGCGTCGCGTCCGAGAGCCATCGTTCCACCTGCTTCGGCGATACCCCCACCCGGTGTGCCAGCTCGCGGCAGGACACTCCGGCATCATCCATCGCCGACCGTAACCCTGTGTTCACTGTCAACCCCCTCCGACCGGACTTTTGGGCCGTCTTCGACCCTAGCGGGGGACGTCTCAACTGTCCTCGTTTCGGGGGCAGATACCCCCCTCACGAGGTGCCAAAGTGGAGACATCCCGGAGGAGTACCCGTCAGGAAGGGAGCAAGCCATGACCGCGCCGACGACCGAACCGCCGCCGATCCGCCGACCCGTAACCGAGACCGAGGCCGCCGAGACCTTCGTCGCCCTCAAGAACGCCATGGAAGAGGCCGGCTTCCCCGCACAGGGCCTCTACCGCGACACGCTGCCGAGCCACACCGGCCCCGTGCCGGTGTACGGACTCGGCACGCTCACCATGAGCGGCGCGAAGCGGCTCACGGCCATCCTCACGGCCGCCCGGCGGACGCCATGACGTACCGGTACCGGCCGGGCGACTACGTAGTGGACGGTACGAGAGCCCTCGCGGGCCAGGTGCGCGACGTCCACGGCAGCCTGCTGACCCTCGCGCGCCCGAACGGATACTCGTGGGACGCGAAGAGCACCGACTGTTGGACCGCGAGCCCGCAGGAGCGCGCGAGCATGACCCCGCAGGGGGCCGTGCGGATCATCAGCACCGCGCCGCCGCCCGCGCCACCCTCTTCCTAATCGCCGTCGCTGTCGGCGCGTATGGCGCAGCTTTGTGGCTGCGCACCCCGTAGACAGCCGCCCCGTCGATGTCGATCCCCCGCCTCCTCGGCGGGGCGGCGATCCATCTCCCTCGTAGCTCAGTCAGGAAGAGCCCGTGCGGGCCGTTTCGTCTACACACCCGCTCGGAGACCCCGGTTCGAGTCCGGGCGAGGGAGCTGCCCCGCTCCTGTGGATCTCTTGGTCGAGTGCCAGGGGAGCGGGGCTCAGCAAGTGCAGCACTTCCACCACCGAGTGAAGGAGTACGCACATGATCAACATGGACCGCTGGACGACTCTCCAGGGCGACGAGGACCAGGGAAACAAGGACATCGAGAGCGGCGACGGCGGCGGCAGCAACCCGACCCAGGGCTGCGGCGACAACTGACCCTGTAGCACGGTGAGTCGCGGGCCCCGCTCTGGCAGGATCAGAGCGGGGTTCCGCACGCGAGGAGAGGTGCCATGGCACGCGAGATCAGCGGTACGGGCAGGGTGACGGTGTTTCCCCTGTTGCACATGTGGCCGGACGTGTGGGGGATCGCCGCGTACGCGACCACCGGGCCGTTCGGCGTGACGGCGGCCGTCGGGTACATCCCGATCCCCGAGGTCCCCGATATGAGCCTCCTCGACGTCGGCGCGCGGCACAGCAGCATCAACGCAGACCGAGCAGCCCACGCGGAATGGGTCCTGTGCGCGGCCTGGAGTGCTCGCACCGTCTTCAAGCCGGGGTCCTGGGACATCCCGTCGGCCGAGTGGTCCCTCGA
The sequence above is a segment of the Streptomyces sp. NBC_01255 genome. Coding sequences within it:
- the moaC gene encoding cyclic pyranopterin monophosphate synthase MoaC — encoded protein: MSTQQGLTHIDEAGAARMVDVSAKDVTARTARASGRVLVSPRVIELLRGEGVPKGDALATARIAGIMGAKKTPDLIPLCHPLAVSGVTLDLAVTDEAVEILATVKTTDRTGVEMEALTAVSVAALTVVDMVKAVDKGAVISDVRVEEKTGGKSGHWTRSGS
- a CDS encoding GNAT family N-acetyltransferase; its protein translation is MNIHPTSFDHPDAVKLNDAVQLEYAARYDSEGDATPLDPAMFAPPHGLYLLAYDDEGRPVATGGWRTQDTNDEGYADGDAELKRMYVVPEARGLGLARRVLAALEADARAAGRTRMVLETGTAQPEAIALYTSSGYEPCTKFGHYRTYSTSRCFAKPLT
- a CDS encoding GNAT family N-acetyltransferase is translated as MIPPWPVVLVDGDVVLRPIKMGDQRAWREVNRRNREWLRPWEATVPPPAPGGPVAQRPTYRQMVRHLRSEAKAGRMLPFVIEYQGRLVGQLTVAGITWGSMCSGHVGYWVDSEVAGRGVMPTAVALAVDHCFRAVGLHRMEVCIRPENGPSRRVVEKLGFREEGVRPRYLHIDGAWRDHLVFALTVEEVPEGLLRRWRQTRMA
- a CDS encoding XRE family transcriptional regulator — encoded protein: MDDAGVSCRELAHRVGVSPKQVERWLSDATLTPHRRNRTDAARALGVDEDMIWPKAVQDRVKLGGDREILRTYPYRSACPSTVWADLAAGVERELLLAGYTNYFFWTQIPAFSALIRRKAEAGCRVRVLLGDPDGEVTRQREVIEDVPLSVSTRIRITLDELARLGVVEGVEARLSAAEDAVNHVSLSVFRFDEQALVTPHLARLVGHDSPLLHLRRHGDGGMFDRFAEHAEELWERAAPVRL
- the galU gene encoding UTP--glucose-1-phosphate uridylyltransferase GalU, which produces MNQSLPRLGRISKAVIPAAGLGTRFLPATKATPKEMLPVVDKPAIQYVVEEAAAAGLSDVLMITGRNKRPLEDHFDRNYELEEALIRKGDEERLSKVQESSDLATMHYVRQGAPRGLGHAVLCAAPHVGDQPFAVLLGDDLIDPRDPLLARMVEVQEREGGSVIALMEVEPSQIHLYGCAAVEATAAPDVVKVTDLVEKPEPAEAPSNYAIIGRYVLDPAVFGMLRETEPGRGGEIQLTDALQKLATDEKIGGPVHGVVFKGRRYDTGDRGDYLRAIVRLACEREDLGPDFRAWLRRYVSEEM
- the sepX gene encoding divisome protein SepX/GlpR, with the protein product MSSSGLIYAVIVGAWAAYLVPMWLRRQDELNEARPTERFSTAIRLLSGRAGMERRYARELKERDRTAEGPTPDVDPDAATEHLSSVDVRAFSAPAARTEARLELPEPDPEPTPEPAPAPARPSTGGAAAERARRGKVLARRRRTTTLLFAGFTLGAVVAAVGGVAFLWAPAVPALLLSAYIVHLRVQERRRFVYVMDRRRAEAAAARLRESRRPTPTPEPEAEQAPVSTSPVSPQEAGRRALVEQTDHAEWVDQQRERGPARGDSWEPVPVPLPTYVTAPVAPRASSGVDITDPETWSAARSSTVADPAPAPSPAPRRRTTPPRRGRDSGRTPLFDQYAEDDRPRAANE
- the glp gene encoding molybdotransferase-like divisome protein Glp, which codes for MSSSAAPSPSDDDQGQGHETGHEHEHGPADPCAGAARGLWSVDEHLADILATVGPLEPIELQLLDAQGCVLVEDVTVPVALPPFDNSSMDGYAVRVADVAGATEEFPAVLTVIGDVAAGDGGLPTVGPGQAARIMTGAPLPPGAEAVVPVEWTDGGTGGGAATGMRAASAAPEGAGGEVRVHRSAEARAHVRARGSDVRAGELALAAGTVLGPPQIGLLAAIGRGTVRVRPRPRVVVISTGSELVQPGEPLGEGQIHDSNSFALAAAARDAGALAYRVGAVTDEAETLRATIEDQLIRADLIVTTGGVSVGAYDVVKEALSADGQVDFRKLAMQPGKPQGFGAIGAEQIPLLALPGNPVSSYVSFELFVRPAIRALMGVEDLHRPTVRAVLAADKALSSPAGRRQFLRGTYDPEAGTVTPVGGAGSHLVAALAHADCLLVVPEETDSVEPGSELEVVLLG
- a CDS encoding MogA/MoaB family molybdenum cofactor biosynthesis protein; the encoded protein is MTRGGRVSGVHPREETPEPLGDGLGGALVGPYAALVVTASNRASAGVYEDKGGPLIAEGLARMGFAVDGPQIVPDGAPVEAALRAGVAAGYDAIVTTGGTGISPTDETPEATRRVLDREIPGIPEAIRAYGREKVPTAALSRGLAGVAGGTLIVNLPGSPGGVRDGLAVLEPILRHAVDQIRGGDHPRPS